In Cupriavidus sp. EM10, the genomic window CCGGGTTTAGTTGGCGGCGGTCTTCGTGGCGTCCTTGTGCCACGTGTAGACGACGAACTTGAACGACTTCAGGTCGCCCTTGGCGTCGTATTCGACCTTGCCGATCGGCGTGGTGAACGCGTTCTTGTGCATGTACGCGGCAACCTTGGTCGGGTCCGTGCTCTTGGCACCGGCGATGGCGTCGCCGATGATCTTGACGGCGGCGTAGGCCGGCATCTGGAACGGGCCGTTGGCGTCACGCTTCTTGTCGGCGAAAGCCTTCACCAGCGCGGCGTTGGCCGGGTCGGCCGAGAAGTCCGCCGGCAGCGTCACGAGCATGCCTTCCGAAGCCGGGCCGGCAATGGCGGTCACGTCCTTGTTGCCCACGCCTTCGGGGCCCATGAACGTGGCCTTCACGCCCTGCTCGCGCGCCTGGCGCAGCAGCAGGCCCATTTCCGGGTGGTAGCCGCCGAAGTACACGAAGTCCACGCCCTGCGACTTCAGCTTGGTGATCACGGCCGAGTAGTCGGAATCGCCGGCGTTGATGCCTTCGAACACCGCCACGGGATCTTGGCCGCTTCCAGGTCCTTCTTCACCGAGCTGGCGATGCCCTGGCCGTACGACTGCTTGTCGTGCAGCACGGCAACCTTCTTCGGCTTGACCTTGTTGATGATGTACTGGGCGGCGGCGGGGCCTTGCTGGTCGTCGCGGCCGATCGTGCGGAAGATGAAGTTGCGCTTCTTCGTTTCGGTCAGCTGCGGCGCGGTGGCCGACGGCGTCACCATCACGATGCCTTCGTTTTCGTAGATATCCGATGCCGGAATCGTCGAACCCGAGCACACGTGACCGATCACGTAGTGGATGCCCTGGCTGACGATCTTGTTGGCCACGGCCACGGCCTGCTTCGGTTCGCAGGCGTCGTCCATCAGCACCGCTTCGAACTTGTTGCCGTTGGCGCCGCCAGCCGCGTTGATCTGTTCGATCGCGGTCAGGGCACCGGCCTTGACCATGTCGCCGTACTGGGCAACCGAGCCGCTCATGGGGCCGGCGATGGCGATCTTGACGGTTTCGGCGTTGGCCGAGGTGAAGGCAGCGAGACCGGCAGTGGCAAGCACGGCGGCCATGGCAGTGGACGTGAGACGGGACAGCGTCATCAGGAGCTCCTCGATTATGTATTGGGTCATTCCGGGCAGAGTCGGCATGACCGGCGCAATCGAACAACACCCGCGAGGAAGAAGCGCCGCCAGACGCGGCGAACGTACGGCCCAAAGCGGAAGTCGGGCCTGCGGTGAAGACAGTGAAGCGAATGCGGGGCCCGGCATGTGTCGGCGCACGCACATCCTGCGGATGGCACGTTCGCCGTAAGTTCGGAAAGACAACGTTGATGCGTTCTCTATTGCGCAAGCGCTTCGCCTGCCCCGCTTCTCCAACGACGGCTGGCCGGAAGGGTGGCCCGGCTGCCGGTCGGCAAAGCAGTCCGCATTATAGGGGGAAAGTTGCACCCTGATGAAGTGGACTTGTTCGGCTTTGGAGAAAATCCGACAACTAATGCATCCGGTTGCAACCGCCCCAAGGCAGGAATCGTCGTCAAATTGGCCTTTCACAACAATTGTGCACAGCGGCATTTGCGGCGCATTCGCTGCTTTGCGCCACCTTGCGCAACCTCGCCCGGTGGCCGGACAAGAGCGAAAAAAACGCCCCGGGCTTGCCGGGGCGTTCCTGATGCAGCGAGGCGGAAGGCAGCTTAGCGCTTGGCCATGTCCGGCACGGTGCGCGCGGCGTTGCCGTTGAACAGCTGACGCGGACGGCCGATCTTGTATTCCGGATCGGTGATCATCTCTTCCCACTGCGAGATCCAGCCCGGCGTACGTGCCAGGGCGAAGATGCAGGTGAACAGCGAGGTCGGGATGCCCAGTGCGCGCTGCACGATGCCCGAATAGAAGTCCACGTTCGGGTACAGCTTGCGGCTGACGAAGTATTCGTCTTCCAGCGCGATCTTTTCCAGTTCCATGGCCAGCTTGAACAGCGGGTCGTTGTGCAGGCCCAGTTCGTTCAGCACTTCATGGCAGGTTTCGCGCATCAGCTTGGCGCGCGGATCGTAGTTCTTGTACACGCGGTGGCCAAAGCCCATCAGGCGCACGCCCGAGTTCTTGTCCTTGACCTGCTTGATGAACTCGCCGATGTGGTCGACGCTGCCGATCTCTTCCAGCATCTTCAGCGCGGCTTCGTTCGCGCCGCCGTGGGCCGGACCCCACAGGCAGGCCACGCCGGCGGCGATGGCTGCGAACGGGTTCGTGCCCGACGAACCGGCCAGGCGCACGGTCGACGTCGACGCGTTCTGCTCGTGGTCGGCGTGCAGGATGAAGATGCGGTCCAGCGCGCGCTCCAGCACCGGGTTCACGGTGTACGGTGCGCACGGCGTACCGAACATCATGCGCATGAAGTTGCCCGAGTAGGACAGGTCGTTCTGCGGGTAGATGTACGGCTGGCCGATGTTGTACTTGTACGCCATGGCGACCAGGGTCGGCATCTTGGCGATCAGGCGGATGGCCGAGATCTCGCGCTGGTGCGGATCGTCGATGTCCATCGCGTCGTGGTAGAACGCGCTCATCGCACCCACCAGGCCCGTCAGCACGGCCATCGGGTGGGCGTCACGGCGGAAGCCGCGCAGGAAGAATTGCAGTTGCTCGTGAACCATCGTGTGGTTCATCACCGAGTTCACGAACTCTTCCTTCTGCTTGGCGTTGGGCAGCTCGCCCTTCAGCAGCAGGTAGCAGGTCTCGAGGTGGTCGCACTTCTCGGCCAGCTGTTCGATCGGGTAGCCGCGGTACAGCAGTTCGCCCTTGTCACCGTCGATGTAGGTGATCTTCGAGTTGCACGAAGCGGTCGACATGAACCCCGGGTCATAGGTGAACTTGCCGGTTTGACCGTACAGCTTGCGAATGTCGATCACATCCGGGCCAACGGTGCCCTGGTAGATCGGCAGCTCAACGCTGGGGAACCATCGGAAAACGATAGCGTGGCTTTCACATCGGACGGCGTCATGTCGGTTCCTTCAAATACTGTGAATATTAATGTTGACCAAACTCAGACCGAACGCAGCAGGCTGAGTACCCGTTGCATCGGGGCGTGTCGAGCTCACCGTCAAGCTCCTTGCGGACAAGCAGCAGGTCCATCAACTCGTTGTCGCTGAGCTCGAACAGCTCGCCCAGCGATGCCACGTCCTCATCGGACAGGCTCTCCTCGTAACGGTTGAAGAAACGTTCGACGATGATGTCGTTCTCCAGGAGGCCGCGGCGGGCGCGCCAGCGAAGGCGGGCACGCTTGTGCGGGTCGGCCTGATGGGAGAAAGTGGTGGAAAGACTCATGGTCAGCCTTCTTTGACCGGCGCCCCAGCCCGACTTGATACCGCATCGGGCTGACGCGCCGCTTACATCAGATACATCCACTGCATGCATTGCAGACTGCCTGTCCGCGCAGATCCTGCGGGGGCGCAGAAGGCAGTTTATACCGGGCAATTAAACAGCGCGGCGAACCATCAGTTCCTTGATCTTGCCAATCGCCTTCGTCGGATTGAGGCCCTTCGGGCACACGTCGACGCAGTTCATGATGCTATGGCAACGGAACAGGCGGTACGGGTCGTTCAGGTTGTCCAGACGCTCACTGGTAGCCTGGTCGCGGCTGTCCGCGATAAAGCGGTAAGCCTGCAGCAGGCCGGCCGGGCCGACGAACTTGTCCGGGTTCCACCAGAACGACGGGCACGACGTCGAGCAGCTGGCGCACAAGATGCACTCGTACAGGCCATCCAGCTCGTCGCGCTCCTGCGGCGACTGCAGACGCTCCTTCTCGGGCGGCGGCTCGTCGTTGATCAGGAACGGCTTGATCGAGTTGTACTGCTTGAAGAAGTTCGTCATGTCGACGATCAGGTCGCGCACCACCGGCAGGCCGGGCAGCGGACGCAGCACGATGCGGTCCGGCAGCTCGCGCATGTTCGTCAGGCAGGCCAGGCCGTTCTTGCCGTTGATGTTCATCGCGTCCGAGCCGCACACGCCTTCGCGGCACGAGCGACGGAACGAGATCGTCTCGTCCAGCTTCTTCAGCTTGACCAGCGCGTCCAGCAGCATGCGCTCGTGACCGTCGAGCTCGACCTCGTAGGTCTGCATGCGGGGGCTGCGTCCTTGTCCGGATCGTAGCGGTAGACTTCAAAAATACGCTTCATTTCTGTGGGTCCTGTTTCTCTGTCGCCGCTTAGAAAGTACGGGCCTTCGGCGGAACCGATTCCACCGTCAGCGGTTGCATCTTCACCGGCTTGTAGTCCAGGCGGTTGCCTTCGCTGTAGAACAGCGTGTGCTTGAGCCAGTTGTCGTCGTCGCGGTTCGGGAAGTCGCTGTGGGCATGGGCGCCACGCGATTCCTTGCGGGCCGCGGCCGAGATCATCGTGGCCTTGGCCACTTCCACCAGGTTGGCCACTTCCAGGGCTTCCACCAGTGCGGTGTTGAAGACCTTGGACTTGTCCTTCAGGTGGATGTTGTTGGCACGCTCCGCCACTTCCAGGATGCGCTCGACGCCTTCGTCCATCAGCTTCTGCGTACGGAACACGCCGGCATGCGACTGCATGTTGCGGCGGATGTCGTTGGCCACGTCCTGGGTGTATTCGCCCGAGGTCGTTGCCTGCAGCTTGGCCAGACGGGCCATGGCGCGGTCGGCGGCATCGGCCGGCAGCGGCTTGTGTTCCTTCTGCTTGCTGGCGTTGGCGACGATGTGGTTGCCGGCCGCACGGCCGAACACCACCAGGTCCAGCAGCGAGTTGGTGCCCAGGCGGTTGGCGCCGTGCACCGACACGCACGAGCATTCGCCGATCGCGTAGAAACCGTTGACCACTTCGTTCGGGTTGCCGTTCTTCGGCACCACGACCTGGCCGTGGAAGTTCGTCGGAATGCCACCCATCTGGTAGTGGATGGTCGGCACGACGGGGATCGGTTCCTTGATCGCGTCGACGTTGGCGAACTTCATGCCGATTTCGCGGATCGACGGCAGGCGCTTCATGATGGTCTCGGCACCGACGTGGGTCAGGTCGAGCAGCACGTAGTCGCCGTTCGGGCCGCAGCCACGGCCTTCCTTGATTTCCTGGTCCATCGAGCGCGACACGAAGTCACGCGGCGCCAGATCCTTCAGCGTCGGCGCATAGCGCTCCATGAAGCGCTCGCCATCCTTGTTACGCAGGATGCCGCCCTCGCCCCGCACGCCTTCCGTGATCAGCACGCCCGCGCCGGCCACGCCGGTCGGGTGGAACTGCCAGAATTCCATGTCTTCCAGCGGCACGCCGGCACGCGCCGCCATGCCCAGGCCATCACCGGTGTTGATGAAGGCGTTGGTGGAAGCCGCGTAGATGCGGCCGGCACCGCCGGTCGCGAACAGCGTGGTCTTGGCTTCGAGGATATAGACTTCGCCGGTTTCCATTTCCAGCGCGGTGACGCCCAGCACGTCGCCTTCTTCGTCGCG contains:
- the sdhA gene encoding succinate dehydrogenase flavoprotein subunit → MVAVKTGLPRRKFDVVIVGAGGAGMRASLQLAEAGLSVAVLSKVFPTRSHTVAAQGGIGASLGNMSEDNWHYHFYDTIKGSDWLGDQDAIEFMCREAPKVVYELEHFGMPFDRNADGTIYQRPFGGHTANYGEKPVQRACAAADRTGHALLHTLYQRNVRAKTHFFVEWMALDLIRDEEGDVLGVTALEMETGEVYILEAKTTLFATGGAGRIYAASTNAFINTGDGLGMAARAGVPLEDMEFWQFHPTGVAGAGVLITEGVRGEGGILRNKDGERFMERYAPTLKDLAPRDFVSRSMDQEIKEGRGCGPNGDYVLLDLTHVGAETIMKRLPSIREIGMKFANVDAIKEPIPVVPTIHYQMGGIPTNFHGQVVVPKNGNPNEVVNGFYAIGECSCVSVHGANRLGTNSLLDLVVFGRAAGNHIVANASKQKEHKPLPADAADRAMARLAKLQATTSGEYTQDVANDIRRNMQSHAGVFRTQKLMDEGVERILEVAERANNIHLKDKSKVFNTALVEALEVANLVEVAKATMISAAARKESRGAHAHSDFPNRDDDNWLKHTLFYSEGNRLDYKPVKMQPLTVESVPPKARTF